ATCTTTTAAGttctcattttattgtttttggaGTCTTAGAGAAAGGAGGAGTAGTGGTTTTTTTTCTCAGTCCTAATTTTTGtagttcctatttttctttttttttcttttctttttcttttcttttcttttctttttttctttatagaatcAGCTGACGATGTCTCTAACAGCGATTCCATCATTGACTGGCTTAATTCAGTCCGACAGACTGGAAATACAACAAGAAGTGGACAGAGAGGAAATCAGTCTTGGAGAGCAGTGAGCCGGACTAATCCAAATAGTGGTGACTTTAGATTCAGTTTGGAAATAAATGTGAACCGTAATGGGACCCCAAATTCAGAGAATGAAAACGATCCATCTGCAGAGCCTTCCATCGGGGAAGATACCGAAAATAGTAGTAACCCAAGTGACATTGAAACACCAAGAGCTGAGTCTCCATTTATCAGGCCACATGGATCTGAAAGAAGTATCCTTGAGGAATTAACCGAAGAAGCTCCTCTTCCCAGAGGTCAGAGAAGGGCCCGAAGCAGGAGTCCAGAGCAACGGAGGATCCGAGCTAGAACCGATAGAAGTAGGTCACCTTTGATTTCAGTAACTGAGATTCCCCGAAGAGCCCATCATAATATCACATCTCAGACTTTCGAACATTCTGTGGTAAATGAGGCTGAGGGGAGTTCTAGAACAAGGCAACATGTGACATTGAGACAACATATGATGGGAAGTGAACTGGCCAATGAGAATGCAATTTCATTTTCAGCTTCTGAGATGAGAAACATCCCTCAGGCATCAGGTTCATCGGAGACCAGTGGGAGTAATGAAAGTCTAGCTCCTGGTCAGAGACCTCCAACCATAGTTCTGGATCTTCAAGTGAGAAGAGTTCGTCCAGGGGAATATAGGCAGAGAGACAGTATAGCTAGTAGGACTCGGTCAAGATCTCAGTCAACAAATAACACCGTCACTTATGAAAGTGAACGTGGAGGGTTCAGGCGTACATTTTCAAGATCAGAAAGAGCAGGAGTAAGAACTTATGTCAGCACTATCAGAATACCTATTCGTAGAATCTTAAATACGGGATTAAGTGAGACTACTTCAGTTGCAATTCAGACAATGTTGAGACAGATAATGACTGGTTTTGGTGAATTAAGCTACTTCATGTACAGCGATAGTGACACAGAGTCCGGTGGTCCATCTTTAAGTCCAACCCTTGACGATCCAGATCTTCAAAACCCAGGACTGGGTAGTAGCGGTATTGGTACATCTGGCGTTAGTGCCAGTACTAGCACTGGTGGAGGAGGTgccagtagcagtagcagtagcagctcTAGCATTGAAAGTTTAGAAACCAACTCTGAGTTATACGATGGTAGCAACGAAGGAAGCTCATCGGGCATTAGACGGGAAAGTCGGAATAGGGATAGGGATAGAGATAGAAATTCGGTCACATTTGAAGAAAGTGGCTCTTTGCCCTTCCTTAGTCTGGCTCAGTTTTTCCTCTTGAATGAGGAGGATGATGACCAACCAAGAGGACTCACCAAAGAACAGATTGACAACCTGGCCATGCGAAATTTTGGTGAGAGTGATGCACTGAAAACCTGTAGTGTTTGCATTACCGAGTACACCGAAGGCAACAAGCTTCGAAAACTGCCTTGTTCTCATGAGTACCATGTTCACTGCATCGACCGTTGGTTATCTGAAAATTCCACTTGCCCCATTTGTCGGAGAGCAGTCTTAACCTCTGGAAACAGAGAAAGTGTTGTCTAAATGCGATCTGGACTTTCAGCTCTACAGCTAAGCTGTTTTTAGTGATGGGCAAAAGCGAAAACAGATGCCACTTGCTTTATGACCACCTTTTGAGTGGTGTTTAAGTGTAATATCCAGGAGTGCATCTTTGCTTCCAATAAAATGTTCTCCCTTTCCCAACTCCTATTCTCAAATAAAAGCCAATTACTTTAAACAGCAACATTTTAGGGCCCGGAAATCTGACTTTGAATATCAATAAGTATCTTGTTTTATTGAACATAATTTTATCCATAAGTATTTTTggtttctcttaattattttaaaaacaatgtcTTAGTGATGGTTCCTCTCAGCTTCATTTGG
Above is a genomic segment from Monodelphis domestica isolate mMonDom1 chromosome X, mMonDom1.pri, whole genome shotgun sequence containing:
- the RLIM gene encoding E3 ubiquitin-protein ligase RLIM — translated: MENSDSNDKGSIDPSEAQRRRQLDRLDREEAFYHFVNNLSEDDYRLMRDNNLLGTPGEITEEELIRRLHQIKEGPPQQNSDDNRESADDVSNSDSIIDWLNSVRQTGNTTRSGQRGNQSWRAVSRTNPNSGDFRFSLEINVNRNGTPNSENENDPSAEPSIGEDTENSSNPSDIETPRAESPFIRPHGSERSILEELTEEAPLPRGQRRARSRSPEQRRIRARTDRSRSPLISVTEIPRRAHHNITSQTFEHSVVNEAEGSSRTRQHVTLRQHMMGSELANENAISFSASEMRNIPQASGSSETSGSNESLAPGQRPPTIVLDLQVRRVRPGEYRQRDSIASRTRSRSQSTNNTVTYESERGGFRRTFSRSERAGVRTYVSTIRIPIRRILNTGLSETTSVAIQTMLRQIMTGFGELSYFMYSDSDTESGGPSLSPTLDDPDLQNPGLGSSGIGTSGVSASTSTGGGGASSSSSSSSSIESLETNSELYDGSNEGSSSGIRRESRNRDRDRDRNSVTFEESGSLPFLSLAQFFLLNEEDDDQPRGLTKEQIDNLAMRNFGESDALKTCSVCITEYTEGNKLRKLPCSHEYHVHCIDRWLSENSTCPICRRAVLTSGNRESVV